Proteins encoded in a region of the Moritella marina ATCC 15381 genome:
- a CDS encoding LysR family transcriptional regulator, protein MLQDRASQMALFHTLVQTGSFTAAAHTLSVSVSHVSKHLKCLEADLNVKLVQRSTRSFTLTDAGQQFARYCADVVSSVQDADVMMANLQDEVSGILRLGVSQSFGTIHIIPAIEQFRKLHPDLHVEVSLFDYKTNMIDDGLDLWLTNIEDIPEGYVAQHLADTRFVVAASPDYLMHHSAPLHPQELEQHNCLIYQSRERNYGLWSFKQGHDVIYINVNGDYRVDLAEAIRDAAISGWGIAYLATYLLTDEFRTGKLIQLLPEWQASQAMRFYAVYPSRKHLPKKISAAIVFFKEYIGQPSYWDQQLKSQITI, encoded by the coding sequence TTGCTCCAAGATCGCGCTAGCCAAATGGCACTTTTTCATACTCTGGTACAAACCGGTAGTTTTACTGCTGCTGCACATACACTCAGTGTGTCGGTTTCTCATGTCAGCAAACACCTTAAATGCTTAGAAGCAGATTTAAACGTCAAGTTGGTGCAACGATCCACCCGCAGTTTCACGCTAACGGATGCCGGACAACAATTTGCGCGTTATTGCGCTGACGTGGTAAGTAGTGTGCAAGACGCAGATGTGATGATGGCTAACTTGCAAGATGAAGTCAGCGGTATTCTGCGGTTAGGCGTATCGCAATCATTTGGCACGATTCATATCATTCCCGCGATTGAGCAATTTAGAAAGCTACATCCAGACCTGCATGTTGAAGTGAGCCTGTTCGATTATAAAACCAATATGATTGATGATGGTTTAGATCTTTGGCTAACCAACATTGAAGATATTCCAGAAGGTTACGTTGCCCAGCATTTAGCGGATACCCGTTTTGTTGTGGCGGCATCGCCCGATTACCTGATGCATCATAGTGCGCCATTACATCCACAAGAACTGGAACAGCATAACTGTCTTATCTACCAAAGTCGCGAACGTAACTATGGCTTATGGTCATTTAAGCAAGGTCATGACGTGATATACATTAATGTGAATGGGGATTACCGTGTTGATCTAGCTGAAGCGATCCGCGATGCGGCGATATCGGGGTGGGGCATTGCTTACCTAGCGACGTATTTACTTACCGATGAGTTTAGAACGGGTAAGTTAATACAACTGTTACCGGAATGGCAGGCGAGTCAGGCTATGCGTTTTTATGCTGTATACCCAAGCCGTAAGCATTTACCGAAGAAGATCAGCGCGGCAATCGTCTTTTTTAAAGAATATATTGGTCAACCTTCATACTGGGATCAACAATTAAAGTCGCAGATCACCATTTAA